A stretch of DNA from Nitrospira sp.:
CATGGAGGCGTCGAAATGGTCCAGTCCGTATTCCGCCACGAAAAAGACATGCGGAAGAAAGAAGAAGCCGCCCATGCCCGAGGCAACCGTTCGCGTCGGCGGCTGGTCGAGTGACGCCAGAAGAATCTCAAGGGCCCGTTCATAGTCATCCGGCAAACCCCGTCGCAAGGCATGCGCGATCTTCCAGGCGCGCGGCATCAATTCGAGCTCGTCATATCCGTCCAGCACCGACCGGACGAAGGCCTTCTCGTCGAATCGAGGGAACACGGCGGCAATCATTCGCGCAATGGTCCGGGGAACATCGGCGCCGAAACTATTCTTGAGCGGTTCCGCCATGGTCCTTCAGCCGCCGGCAAACACCGGCCTGAACCCCGCCTGCGTTAAGATGCGGGCGACGTCGTCGCGCCGGTCTCCTTGAATCTCGATGCGTCCGTCCTTCACCGTCCCTCCGACGCCGCAAACCTTCTGCATGTCCTTCGCCAGTTGTTCTTTCTCCGTCTGACTGATGCCGACAAATCCCGTGATCACCGTGACCGTCTTGCCGCCGCGATGCGCCGTCTGCCTGATGATATCCACCCGGCCGCGATTCTTTGTCGTGGCCGATGGCGCCGCAGGCGGATCAACGTTCTCTCGCGGCGGAGCCGGCGGCAGCGCGATCTCCTTCAATCCCGCAAACGGACTCTTCCACGCAACCGGTTCTCCATCGGTGGGAATGCGTTTCTTTTCCTTCATGGCACCATGCTCCAGCAACCCCCACAGACCCTTCGCATTTTCGCCAACGCACCTCGGACGTCTGACGTCTTCCCTCTTACCTTTCCCTCTTCACGTTTCACCTTTCACGTTTCACCTTTCACGCCCTACGCCCGACGATTCTTTCCACATCGACAAGTCCAGCTGTGCGGCGTTCGTCCCGTCTCCCATCAACACCTGCCCATCTTGCATCGTGCAGTGCAGATCCATATTCCGCTGCGCCAGATTCGTCAGTCCGCGGCTTCCCTCCGCAGAAAGATTCACGATGGCAAGATTGTTCAATCGGTCGAGCGCCGCGACGTGATCCTTCCACCATTGATCTGCCGCACGACCGCCATAGGTGTAGACCCACACCTGCCTGGCGCGGCCGCAGGCGCGGCGAATCGTCTTTTCGTCCGGCAACCCGACTTCGATCCATAACTCGATCAGACCGGTGACATCTTTCTGCCACAACGCCGGCTCATCCTCGGTGCTCAATCCCCGGCCGAACGACAAGGCTTCATGCGCGTGACGCGCGAACGCGAGCAGGCGCACCATCATGCGCTCGTCGGTTTCCGACGGATGCCGCGCCAGGGTGATACTGTGGTCTTCGTAATACTGGCGATCCACGTCGGCAATATGGAGGACCGCCTTACAAATCGTCGCGTTGGGGGCCATGCGATTCCTTGGGAAAGAGGGAGAAGCTGATGACGCAGCCGGCTGTTACTTTCTCGCGATCTTCTCTTCAGCAAAGGTCCGTTCAATCATGAAGCGCAGATCACTGGCGACCATGGCCGCGTCGATACCGGGACTGATCTCGATCCAGTAGTGGAGGACAAACACTAGCGCCTGTTCGCTGAAATCTTCCATCAAGACATACGGCTCCGGCTCTTTGAGAATTTGACCGTGTTCACCGGCCAAGTCGCGAAGTTTCTCCTTCACCTGCCGCGCATCCGACCCGGTCGCCACCGCAATGCGCAGCGAATACCGTTTGCGAAAGCTGGAATAGGTCCAGTTCGTCAGGTTCTTCTCGAGCAGATTGCTGTTGGGGATCAAGGTTTCCACGCCGTTCATATCCCGGATCGTCGACGAACGCAGACCGATGGTGGTCACCATCCCTCTGATGCCATCCACCTCGATCACATCGCCGACGCGCAGAGGGCGTTCCATGAGCAGCAGCAGCCCGCTGATGACATTCTTCAGCAAATTTTGCGTGCCGAATCCCACCCCGATGGCCAGGGCGCCTCCGAGAAACGCGAAGGCGGTGATGGGAATTTTCACCGACATCAGGGTCACGATCACAAGAAGGAGGAAAAGACAGGCCAGGGCCCAGTGACGAATAATGTTGGCGACGTTGGGATCGAGTTGCAGCCTGGCGATGGCCTGGCGCTCGGCAAACCGGGCCATGATTCCCGCCAGCCAGTACCCGACGATCAACATCGCCAGCGCCGTCACGATCTTCCCGACCGTGACGCTCCGGCGGCCGGTGATATTCTTGCCATCCACTTCAATGGTGTCTTCAGCGGCAAATAACTCTATGTGCCACGCATTCCCCAACATCACCACGGAGGCTCGTCCCCATTCCTTCATACGCGCGAGCACGGACCGGGCCTGCTCTCGGCGGGCAAATTCCGCCTGCTTGTTGTCGATCAAACCCAATAGTGAATCCGTTCGCTGAAGCGCGCGCCGGTACAGATCTTCACGGTGACGAAAGAGACGAAGCTTGTCACTGAACACTTGCGCCCTGGCCGCCGAAGGCGCCTCCGCAAGGCGGTCTTCCACATCGCTGATGTGATTGCCCACCATGCTCAGTTGCTGGTTCCCATACTCCTTCCAGCCGCGAATTTGTTTGGCGGCCGCGGCAATTTTCGCATTCGCCTCTCGCTCCTCGACGACGGAGAGCCTGTCCTGGGCAATCGCGAAACGGACGTCCCAAATATGTCGCTCCTGCTCGAGGCCCGTCAGCATCTCGCGCAGCAACTCCACATGCAGATTGGCATTGTCGAATTGCAGACGCTTCAGTTCGACCGACTCGGTGAGCTGCGTCAGGCGGTCCGCCTTCGGCCTGGCTGGGGTACTCTTGGACGACGAGTGTTTTGCATCAGCGGCAGCGAGTGCGACTTCTCCAGTCGAGACCGCCTGGCGTTGCGTCGACTGTTCGGCGACCGCTCGCTCGATTTCATCCGTCAACGACTGGTGCTCAGCCTCCAACCGCTTTTTGATTTTGTCGTAATCCTGTTGCGTGAACGCAGGATCCTGTTCGGCCAGGGCGAGCTGGCGGGTGAGTAATGTCATGCGGTGACGCGCTTCCGCCACCTCTTCCTGGATTTGCTGTTTCTCCGCTTCCAACATGCCGGCTCGCGCACCTTCGACTCGCTCGTGCAAGCGTGCGAGGTCCCGATCTCCTATGAGCGTCTCTCGTTTCGCAGGATCCTGGACCTCTTCGAGACGCTCCGACAATTGCCGGGCTTTTCCCTGCGAGGCCTTGAGACTCCGCTGCGTGCTCTCGGTCAGGCTTTCGGTCATGTTGAGTCTGGTTTGGGCGCCTTGTGACGAGAGGGTCATCGACCGAGCGGCATCACGCAGCTCATCGATTTTCAACACCGAATAGGGCGCTGGCGTGGGAAATCCATCCCATTCCTTTTCCTGACGTTCAGCTTCCCGTACCCGTTGCCGCATCTGCTCGAGATTCCGCAACGCATCGAGATGTTGCTCATAGAGTTGCACCAACTGCTGCAGCAACGAGCGCCGCTCCGCCATGCGCCCATCAACCTGGCCCGCCGCTCCCTTGCGCTGGGCTTGTGGCGAGGTGATCTCCTTCAGTTCCTTTTCGGCCGCCGCACGTTTGTGTTGGAGATCCGTAGCGGCTGCATCGGGAGCGGATCCGTCGGCCGTCGGCTGATCGAGCTTGACCCCGACCGTTTCCAACGTGGAGCGAACCGCCTTATCGGGAGACGAAGACGTAGCCTGAGTCGACGCAGCAGACATCTGCACCAGCGAGAGCAGGAACCACAGGCCAAGCGTGAGGGGAATCTGCACGAACATGAACCTCCGCGATCGTGAGGGTGTCTCCTTCATATCTACAGAGGTGGGCGGGATTGATCAAGTCGCAGGATATGGATAGGGACGAAGCGCAACTAGCTTAGCAGAGGCCTGCGGGACAAGTCGTGTGTCATTTGGCTTGTGTGGTATCGACGAAGAACGGGTATCGCACGATAGGCTGCGCCATCACTCCAGTTCCGCAATATACATGCCCTCCACCCGCTCGCGGGCCCACTGGGTCTTGCGGAGAAACGTGAGGCTCGATTTGACGCTCGGGTTATTCAGAAAGCAACGCACCGGCAAACGACGACCGAGTTCCGCCCACCCATGCCGCTCAACCAGCGTGGTGACAATCTTCTCCAGCGTAATGCCGTGTAACGGATCGCGGGGATGATGAATGGGAGGAACCTGAACCATGCTGGAGCATACTGCGCCTTCCACCAGGAAGTCATTTGGTGAAATGAGTACCTTCCGACCATAGGAATCCTCCCGGTCTCTTTACTCCTTCCTCAGAACGGGCAGCCAGGTGCTCTGAGTGGACGCGCCCAACGAGGTATTTCTCAAGACACGCGTTACGCGAGCACAAAAACCACACGACTGCCCCACTGCTCTATTTCAAAACAGCATTCCGTCACGTAGAAAAGAAGACTATTGGAACGAGAATCTTGGAGTCCGTCTCATCAATAGCCCACCATGTCTGCATATGAGTCAAAATTGATGATGCACGAAATAATCGAACCATGCCCCCGCCAAGACTGCTATAGTGACCAACCAGCAGCATGGCATCGGCTTGAGCAGCCGACCGTATGCGCAGGCCATGAATCCCCGTTGCAGTGCATGGTGCCCACTCACCCAGGAGGATTGTTATGCAGAAATCATTGATCGTTGCAATCGCCGTCGCCGCCGGTCTCGGAGCCAGCTCGGTTTCGTCCTATCTGTCATTGGCCTATGCCGACGGTCTGGTCGCAGAGGGCAAGGAGGCGATGAAGGGCGCAGGTCAGTCGCTGACCGACGCCACGGGAAAACTCAAAACCGATGCGACGCAAACCAAAGATGATGCCAAGAAATTGGACCTTGAAAAAACCAAGCAAGGCGTCGGCCAGGTCAAGGGCGACGTCAAGGATATCAAGGAAGGGGCTAAGGGAGCATTGACCAATCCACTGGGTAAATAACGGCCCCGGCTCTTAGCCTCCAGGCTATCACCTCGACTGCAGCTGGTACTCCAAAGTACCCGCGTTCATCGGTATCGTCTCCTACCTTCCCCAGGGGCGGGCAGCCGGATACTCCTAAGTGCGCGCGTCCAACGAGGGGAGTCCGCGACCGCGCGTTGCGCGAGGTGCGCGATGCGAGGAATAACGAGCATCACGATTGCGCACGCCGGCGAGTCGGTGAGCCGGCAGTGTCTTCTAGGAGCACCCGGCTACCCGCCCCCCTCCCCCCTTCTTGCCCCCACCCCACTCCGACTGATACAAGAAAGGATTAAAATTCAGCCACGTCAGGCGGCCAGAATGCCCCGCCCGTTGGCGCTCCATCACCAAGAGATCATCTATGTCCCTGCCGGTTGAGAAGTCTGCCTCCGACGAGTTACGGCGAGAAGTCCTGCGTCGGCGCACGTTCGCCATCATTTCCCACCCGGACGCC
This window harbors:
- a CDS encoding translation initiation factor; amino-acid sequence: MKEKKRIPTDGEPVAWKSPFAGLKEIALPPAPPRENVDPPAAPSATTKNRGRVDIIRQTAHRGGKTVTVITGFVGISQTEKEQLAKDMQKVCGVGGTVKDGRIEIQGDRRDDVARILTQAGFRPVFAGG
- a CDS encoding YaeQ family protein, whose amino-acid sequence is MAPNATICKAVLHIADVDRQYYEDHSITLARHPSETDERMMVRLLAFARHAHEALSFGRGLSTEDEPALWQKDVTGLIELWIEVGLPDEKTIRRACGRARQVWVYTYGGRAADQWWKDHVAALDRLNNLAIVNLSAEGSRGLTNLAQRNMDLHCTMQDGQVLMGDGTNAAQLDLSMWKESSGVGRER
- a CDS encoding mechanosensitive ion channel, giving the protein MFVQIPLTLGLWFLLSLVQMSAASTQATSSSPDKAVRSTLETVGVKLDQPTADGSAPDAAATDLQHKRAAAEKELKEITSPQAQRKGAAGQVDGRMAERRSLLQQLVQLYEQHLDALRNLEQMRQRVREAERQEKEWDGFPTPAPYSVLKIDELRDAARSMTLSSQGAQTRLNMTESLTESTQRSLKASQGKARQLSERLEEVQDPAKRETLIGDRDLARLHERVEGARAGMLEAEKQQIQEEVAEARHRMTLLTRQLALAEQDPAFTQQDYDKIKKRLEAEHQSLTDEIERAVAEQSTQRQAVSTGEVALAAADAKHSSSKSTPARPKADRLTQLTESVELKRLQFDNANLHVELLREMLTGLEQERHIWDVRFAIAQDRLSVVEEREANAKIAAAAKQIRGWKEYGNQQLSMVGNHISDVEDRLAEAPSAARAQVFSDKLRLFRHREDLYRRALQRTDSLLGLIDNKQAEFARREQARSVLARMKEWGRASVVMLGNAWHIELFAAEDTIEVDGKNITGRRSVTVGKIVTALAMLIVGYWLAGIMARFAERQAIARLQLDPNVANIIRHWALACLFLLLVIVTLMSVKIPITAFAFLGGALAIGVGFGTQNLLKNVISGLLLLMERPLRVGDVIEVDGIRGMVTTIGLRSSTIRDMNGVETLIPNSNLLEKNLTNWTYSSFRKRYSLRIAVATGSDARQVKEKLRDLAGEHGQILKEPEPYVLMEDFSEQALVFVLHYWIEISPGIDAAMVASDLRFMIERTFAEEKIARK
- a CDS encoding DUF2132 domain-containing protein, which encodes MVQVPPIHHPRDPLHGITLEKIVTTLVERHGWAELGRRLPVRCFLNNPSVKSSLTFLRKTQWARERVEGMYIAELE